The genomic stretch TTGCGTTGAACGAGAAGCTCTTAAAAGGATAGTTCGATCGGGGGTAATGGCAAACCGGTGGCAGAAACGGCCAGGAGATGAGAGCAGCCCGGCCAACGCGACCGGGCTGCCGGTGTTACGCCGCCTTCTTTCGGGCCTTGGCAGAGTGGAGGCTGTAGACTTTCCGCTCTTTCAGGGCATAACGGTTAAGCCCCGCCAGGTGGATTTTCCGGAGGTAGACCGCCCAGTCAATCTGGCGGGCATCCACCGGGAACAGCACTTTGTCCAGCTCCCCCATCCGGGCCGCGAGGGCCAGCAGGTCGTCATTGCGGAAGATGTAATTCGGCGCCGTATAGAAGCCGAAAATCGTTGCCAGTGAACGGGTGGTATCCAGGTTGCGGAGCACTTTCAGCTCACGGTTCTGCCCCAGCATTCGCAGGACCCGGCCGGTAATGCTCAGAGGGATACGCACGCCGCCAACCACGGCATCAAAGAGCCGGCGGTTGACCGCAATGAACGGCTTGGTCGGCTGGCGGTAGAACAGCTGATCATACGCGGCGTAATTGGCCCTGGATTCTGCCAGCAGATAATCAATGAACTGGCCCAGCGAGACCGGATTCGAGCTGCCACTGCAGCACTGATAGATCCGGTGACGCGGGGTTTCTCCCAGCGCCTCGGCGGCGGCCAGAATGATGGCATTGGCCACGAGGTCAACGGGAATGACATCGATCACGCCGGATCGTTTGCCCGGGAACAGGGTAACCTTCTCACGGGCGTAGGCCAGGATAATGGCGTCGGCCACCTTCACCCCTTCAATCCAGCCGGGTGCGGGCTCCTCAAGCGCACTTTCGATAATGGCCGGGCGCACGATGGTCAGCGCCCTTCCTGACAGGGCTTTCAGCAGAAGCTGCTCACCCAGCCACTTGGTAAAGGTGTAGGTGTCGCTCCAGCCGTAGTAGTTGGCTTCGCGAATCCCCAGGTCTACCAGTTTCTTTTCCAGCATCTTGCCGGAGTAGCGGGACCGGACATCAGCAATCTTGTCGTCCAGCAGCCGGACCAGCTCCTCAATCTCGTAATAGCCTTCGGTGCTGCGAGGAATAGACTCGCCCGCTGGCTTGATCACCGATTCGGTAATCTGGCCGGCATTCATGCCGTTCACATAGCAGGTAGAAACCTGAATCACCGCCAGGGATTTGTTCTGGCGCGCCAGCTCGGCAACGTTTTCCAGGCACAGGGTGTTGATGGCCAGGGCTTTGTCCAGTTCTTCGCGGAAGTTGACGCTGGCCGCCGAGTTGATTACGGCATCAATGCCGTTGGCCAGCTTGCGGAAGCGCTCAGCGGGCAGACCAAACAGCGGCTCGGTGACTTCACCGGTCACGCAATACACACGCTCTTCAATGAAGGCTTCAAAAGCCTCGTTATCGTCCTGGCGAAGCCGGTCGAATACCGAGGAGGTGGCGATCTCTTCATAAAAGCGCTCCCGGGCCTCCGGATGGCGCTTGTTACCACGGATCAGCAGGTGAATGCCGCCGATATCAG from Marinobacter subterrani encodes the following:
- a CDS encoding fatty acyl-CoA reductase is translated as MATQQLNPGASSKVLEQLRGKHVLITGTTGFLGKVVLEKLIRAVPDIGGIHLLIRGNKRHPEARERFYEEIATSSVFDRLRQDDNEAFEAFIEERVYCVTGEVTEPLFGLPAERFRKLANGIDAVINSAASVNFREELDKALAINTLCLENVAELARQNKSLAVIQVSTCYVNGMNAGQITESVIKPAGESIPRSTEGYYEIEELVRLLDDKIADVRSRYSGKMLEKKLVDLGIREANYYGWSDTYTFTKWLGEQLLLKALSGRALTIVRPAIIESALEEPAPGWIEGVKVADAIILAYAREKVTLFPGKRSGVIDVIPVDLVANAIILAAAEALGETPRHRIYQCCSGSSNPVSLGQFIDYLLAESRANYAAYDQLFYRQPTKPFIAVNRRLFDAVVGGVRIPLSITGRVLRMLGQNRELKVLRNLDTTRSLATIFGFYTAPNYIFRNDDLLALAARMGELDKVLFPVDARQIDWAVYLRKIHLAGLNRYALKERKVYSLHSAKARKKAA